The genomic DNA CCTTCGCCGCCGTGCTTGAGCCGACGCCTGAGGTACTGAGCTTGCCGCCGCCCATGGTTACCTGCGTTTCAATCCGGGACAGGCCCAGGTGCCCGTTGGCGCCGGTCGAGATCAGATGCAGAACACCCGGTTTCGGCACGCCATCCGGGATCAGGCTACCGCCGCCCTGTTCCGGGACCAGCACGTAATTCTCTTCAAAGGTTTCGTTGTCGATGTAGGAGAAATTGACGTCGTAGAACTCCATGCCGCCGATCTTCTTCAGCTGTTCCTTGACTCGGCGACGGACTTCCAGCGCGTATTCGAGACAGCGCCGCACCGCGTCCTTGTCGAAGTCGCCAGCCGGGTACAGCAGCTTCAGCAAGCCTGACGTGGTTCGACGGACGGCGATGGTGTCGCGCTGGTTCAGATCCTTGCCGAGGCGGAAGAAGCGGTCGATCGCATCGGCGAAGTTCTGCTTGCGCATCTCGCGCAGGAACTCGGCAAGGTAATCGGTGATCAGGCCATAGCGGTCGGTGAAGTATTCCGGCCGCATCTTCGGAATTTCCCAGCCCGGAATGTAGGCGTGGAAGCGGTCGAAGAACGCGGAATCGATCATCGCTTCGGGGAACGGCGCCAGCAGATGGCTGGTCTTGACCAAGGTTTCGACCGACTGGTTGATGTTGCCGATGAACATCATGCTGGCGTTGGCGGAAATCGAATCCCGGCCGCGTGCGAACGACCCGGACGCCATGTAGTCCTTCATGATCTGGACGCCGTCCTTCTCCTTGAAAGTAATGCCGGCCACCTCGTCGAAAGCCACCACGTCCCACAGCCCAACTAGGCCCACCACTCGGCGCGCCATGTTGTAGAACAGGTTGGCGACCGTCGTCTGGCCGCCCGACACCAGAATGCTGTTCGGGCTGACTTCCTTGTAGATGTGGCTCTTGCCGGTGCCGCGCGGGCCGAGTTCGCAGCTGTTGTAGTTGTTCTCGACGTAGCCAATCATCCGCGCCAGTAGATGCCAGCGAGCACGCTTCGACAGGTTCGCTGGCTCCATGCCGGTCGAGCGCAGCAGCACGTCCAGCCATTCGTCTTCGGTGAACGAGGCGCGGGCAGACTTGAGCCCAGCCATGTCCATGTTCGGCATCTGGATCGGCTTCAGCTCGGTGACGATGAACGGCGAAGTCTTTGCCGACTCATCGAACACGTAATTCAGCGTGACGATGCACCAGATGCCGCCGGCCAGCAGCTTTTCGTACTGCTGCACGTAGCGATTGTGAATCTCGGCGTCCTTGACGCCAAGGCTCAGGAAGTGAGCTTCGTACTGATCCTTTCGCTCGTTCAGCCGCACCGACACCTTGTCGATGATCTTGTAGCTACCGCGCTCCCGGATCTTTGACTTGACCTTCTCTGCCTCGTCTGGCCGCACGTAGTTATCGGCCAGGATTCGCTTGACGGTTTCCATGCCGGCGGCAATCACGTCTGCGTCATCGGATGCGCAGTACATGCCGAGTAGGTACTCCAACACGTAGACCGGCACGTTTGCGCCTTCCTTCAGACGTTTGGTCAGGTCTTTGCGGACCACGCGCCCCGCGAAATGCTCGTTCAGCAGGCGGTCGAGGTCACGCTGTTCCACGTCAGAAGTCGAAGTCATTGCCAAAGGCCAGATCAATGCGAACCACGATGCGACACAACTCCATCGTGGTCTCGGCATCGGTGATCAAAAGGTAGTACGGCTTGTTGCTGGCGATGCGGTCGCTGGTAAGGCTCAGCATCACCTTGCGCCGACTCTGGCTGGAATCGGCCGCGGCACTGTCGAAAGTGAGGGTTTCAGTGTTCGATACCGGCTTGTCGGCATCATCGACCAAGGTCACGCGCGCGATCACCGGTCGGATGCGCTCGGTGACGGGCTCGGTCTGCAAAAGTTGGAAGGGGTACTGCGGCGTCGTGATTCGGAACGGGCCGCCGATCACGCTGACCGAGGTCTTGCGAACCTCGATCGCCTTGGCCTTTTCGCCACGCTGGTGCTTGACCGTCAGCACCGGCACCACGATTTCCTGCAGCGCAGCACCGCCGTGGACGAATCGCGCGCCGCCGACGAAGTGGAAGCGATTCACGCCCTTCGGCACCCAGAACATCATGTCGTCTTCGACGCCGGCGGTGTCGCGGATGTAACCGGAGAATGCCTGCGGCACTTCGCCAAGGTTGCGGCCGAACAGGTAGCGCTTCTTCGATTTCACCGTTCCGGCTGGCTTCAAGTCGAGCTTGTTCTTGTCCAGCTCTCCCAGCGCACTCCGCTGGAACAGGAAGCCATGATCGGCGGTTATCACGACATGGTTACCGTTCAAGTTGTTGATGATGCGGGAGACCAGTCCGTCGAGTTCGTTGATCGCGTCGCGGCAAGCGTCAAAGGTGCCAAGCTCGGTTGGCAGCTTGTCGCCGATCTTGTCAATGCAGTCGTGGAACACGTAAACGACTGAGGCATCGCGCACCGCATCGCGGCCGTCCTGCTTGTTCAGCGCGATGAACTCGTCATAGGTGAACGCGATGCCCCGATGTGCCGCCAGGATC from Nevskia ramosa DSM 11499 includes the following:
- the brxL gene encoding protease Lon-related BREX system protein BrxL; translation: MTSTSDVEQRDLDRLLNEHFAGRVVRKDLTKRLKEGANVPVYVLEYLLGMYCASDDADVIAAGMETVKRILADNYVRPDEAEKVKSKIRERGSYKIIDKVSVRLNERKDQYEAHFLSLGVKDAEIHNRYVQQYEKLLAGGIWCIVTLNYVFDESAKTSPFIVTELKPIQMPNMDMAGLKSARASFTEDEWLDVLLRSTGMEPANLSKRARWHLLARMIGYVENNYNSCELGPRGTGKSHIYKEVSPNSILVSGGQTTVANLFYNMARRVVGLVGLWDVVAFDEVAGITFKEKDGVQIMKDYMASGSFARGRDSISANASMMFIGNINQSVETLVKTSHLLAPFPEAMIDSAFFDRFHAYIPGWEIPKMRPEYFTDRYGLITDYLAEFLREMRKQNFADAIDRFFRLGKDLNQRDTIAVRRTTSGLLKLLYPAGDFDKDAVRRCLEYALEVRRRVKEQLKKIGGMEFYDVNFSYIDNETFEENYVLVPEQGGGSLIPDGVPKPGVLHLISTGANGHLGLSRIETQVTMGGGKLSTSGVGSSTAAKEAVKVGFDFLKANAARISAGTKIGDHDFHLHLVELHNTGVPRSLTLPALVALCSGLVQRPVQAQLIVLGDMSLGGNIVPVDNLAECLQMAMDAGARRILMPMASVTAIPTVPAELFGKFQTSFYSDPVDAAFKALGI